One stretch of Anabas testudineus chromosome 24, fAnaTes1.2, whole genome shotgun sequence DNA includes these proteins:
- the cx32.3 gene encoding connexin 32.3: MGDWGFLSSLLDKVQSHSTVIGKIWMSVLFLFRIMVLGAGAESVWGDEQSGFICNTQQPGCENVCYDWTFPISHIRFWVLQIIFVSTPTLVYLGHAMHVIHKENKLREQMQSPGGNRLVKVPKYTDEKGKVKIKGNLLGSYLTQLVVKIIIEAAFIVGQYYLYGFVMVPMFPCSKKPCPFTVECYMSRPTEKTIFIIFMLAVACVSLLLNVIEMFYLICTRVRCGSRSRSRKITSAENPASLSAPRWPTAEEALRQNKMNMDLESSQSIGGSLDGAKEEKRLLSGH; this comes from the coding sequence ATGGGAGACTGGGGATTTTTGTCATCCTTGCTGGACAAGGTCCAGTCCCACTCCACGGTCATTGGGAAGATCTGGATGAGTGTCCTGTTCCTGTTCAGGATCATGGTTTTGGGTGCAGGTGCTGAGAGCGTGTGGGGCGATGAGCAGTCCGGCTTCATCTGTAACACTCAGCAACCTGGTTGCGAGAATGTCTGCTACGATTGGACCTTCCCCATCTCGCACATTCGCTTCTGGGTCCTCCAGATCATCTTTGTCTCCACGCCAACATTGGTCTACCTGGGTCACGCCATGCACGTCATCCACAAGGAGAACAAGCTGAGGGAGCAGATGCAGAGCCCTGGTGGGAATCGGCTGGTCAAAGTGCCCAAATACACAGACGAGAAGGGAAAAGTGAAGATCAAGGGGAACCTGCTGGGAAGTTACCTGACTCAGCTCGTGGTCAAGATCATCATCGAGGCCGCCTTCATAGTGGGCCAGTACTACCTGTATGGCTTTGTCATGGTCCCCATGTTCCCTTGCTCCAAGAAGCCCTGTCCCTTCACTGTAGAGTGCTACATGTCTCGACCTACTGAGAAAACTATCTTCATCATTTTCATGCTGGCAGTGGcctgtgtctctctgcttctcaaCGTCATTGAGATGTTCTACCTGATTTGTACCAGGGTCAGATGTGGGTCCAGGTCTCGCAGTCGCAAGATTACCTCAGCAGAAAATCCTGCCAGCCTGTCAGCCCCCAGATGGCCGACTGCAGAGGAAGCACTCAGGCAGAACAAGATGAACATGGATCTTGAGAGCAGCCAGAGTATTGGAGGCAGCCTGGATGGGGCGAAAGAGGAGAAACGACTTCTGAGTGGCCATTGA